One Amblyomma americanum isolate KBUSLIRL-KWMA unplaced genomic scaffold, ASM5285725v1 scaffold_12, whole genome shotgun sequence genomic region harbors:
- the LOC144111861 gene encoding ankyrin repeat and BTB/POZ domain-containing protein 1-like isoform X2 — protein MRLEKDALIAESHDGLRRNTLELFLSCRTGDLARVKYLVEEQESELNVRDRWDGTPLYYACLCGHKDVVEYLLFQGASCVANTFDGERCLYASLSLEIRDLLRDRKVITSNTMRRDTYDEFLRRCLEDSQHCDVSFSVQGEIIPAHRCVLAARCDFFRRSLLDKWAGRQLIPVTHHAVDGAVFRIITQYLYTGRLEMQAKHFESFLELASRCQLISLIADVKEALAEVLNQGSQRSGVSAESETILLEPTHYREQLQRDFSTLPVELASGVTAGGAAFPAEEHNHADICINVDGTHFLCHKVNATNVWDVLCAADVYLLPDLKRQCGAQIARLLDVESICGTLRASRLFRLPRLENQCIEFMAKHLAEVIELPEFHEAIREDAKEVKLRSFLKTHFYYYFYPFYHAVCYFTGCITFFAVASFKRSKMPKVLQATAWCIAVACGMCCIFMKTVWYRTRDPTTEFGKLSAAFFDRILWSIFLAWITLSCATGRGGFLNKFLSWSAFTPLSRLAFGVYIIHLPFIHLCLHISRERIFFSHFSVVSFFFSMLVWSYLLSYLLFIFCEAPTGRLDKLIFDPQRRKTEGREKDEAPNDNSVQDKLPDAVVTFRDRKLDIWQTSSEKNTSNGILPGNCSRTSCHL, from the exons ATGCGGTTGGAGAAAGACGCCCTGATCGCCGAAAGTCACGATGGACTCCGGAGGAACACCTTGGAGCTGTTCCTCAGCTGCAGGACAGGCGACCTTGCCCGGGTGAA GTACCTCGTCGAAGAACAGGAAAGCGAGCTCAACGTGAGGGACAGATGGGACGGCACACCTCT atACTACGCCTGTCTCTGCGGCCACAAGGACGTCGTCGAATATTTACTCTTCCAAG GCGCAAGCTGTGTGGCCAACACCTTCGATGGCGAGCGCTGTCTGTATGCATCGCTGAGCCTGGAGATTCGAGATCTCCTGCGAGACCGAAAAGTGATCACGTCGAACACGATGCGCCGGGACACCTATGATGAATTCTTGCGCAG GTGCTTGGAGGACAGTCAGCACTGTGATGTATCATTCAGTGTACAAGGGGAAATAATTCCTGCTCACCGCTGTGTGTTGGCGGCACGCTGTGACTTTTTCCGCCGTTCACTGCTTGACAAGTGGGCAGGACGGCAGCTGATTCCAGTTACTCACCATGCA GTTGATGGTGCTGTGTTCAGGATCATCACTCAGTATCTGTACACAG GCCGACTTGAGATGCAAGCCAAGCATTTTGAGAGTTTTCTCGAGCTTGCATCACGATGCCAGCTCATTTCTCTCATTGCGGATGTCAAGGAAGCTTTAGCAGAAGTGCTGAATCAGG GAAGCCAGAGAAGTGGTGTCAGCGCAGAGAGTGAGACCATCCTTCTTGAGCCCACACATTACCGGGAGCAGCTTCAGAGGGACTTCTCCACATTGCCCGTTGAGCTTGCATCAGGG GTCACTGCTGGCGGTGCTGCATTCCCTGCTGAGGAACATAACCATGCAGACATCTGCATTAACGTGGATGGTACACACTTTCTTTGCCACAAG GTGAATGCAACCAATGTCTGGGACGTCCTGTGTGCTGCTGATGTGTACCTGCTGCCAGACTTGAAGCGGCAGTGCGGGGCGCAGATAGCACGCTTGCTTGATGTTGAGAGCATCTGCGGAACATTGCGGGCATCGCGGCTGTTCCGCCTGCCACGGTTGGAGAACCAGTGCATAGAGTTCATGGCAAAGCACTTGGCCGAG gTCATTGAACTTCCAGAATTCCATGAGGCGATCCGAGAGGATGCGAAAGAGGTGAAACTCAG ATCTTTTCTGAAGACTCATTTCTACTACTACTTCTATCCATTCTACCACGCTGTGTGCTACTTCACGGGGTGTATAACATTCTTCGCCGTTGCCAGTTTCAAGAGGAGCAAGATGCCTAAG GTGCTGCAGGCCACAGCATGGTGCATTGCTGTCGCCTGTGGGATGTGCTGTATCTTCATGAAGACGGTGTGGTACCGCACCAGAgaccccaccacggagtttggaAAACTATCGGCAGCGTTCTTCGACCGGATCTTGTGGTCCATTTTCTTGGCCTGGATCACCCTCTCCTGTGCCACGGGACGAGGAG GCTTTCTCAACAAGTTCCTCTCATGGAGCGCCTTCACGCCTCTTAGCAGACTGGCCTTCGGCGTGTACATCATCCATCTACCCTTCATACACCTGTGCCTGCACATCTCCCGGGAGAGGATATTTTTTTCGCACTTCTCTGTG GTTTCGTTTTTCTTCAGCATGCTTGTGTGGAGCTACCTACTGAGTTACCTTCTGTTCATCTTTTGTGAGGCGCCGACAGGACGCCTGGACAAGCTGATTTTCGACCCTCAACGCCGCAAGACTGAggggagagagaaagacgaagcgCCGAATGACAACTCTGTGCAAGACAAACTTCCGGACGCCGTTGTGACGTTCAGAGATAGAAAATTGGACATTTGGCAAACCAGCTCCGAGAAGAACACGTCGAATGGGATTCTTCCTGGGAATTGCAGCCGAACAAGCTGCCACCTTTGA
- the LOC144111861 gene encoding ankyrin repeat and BTB/POZ domain-containing protein 1-like isoform X3 — MRRDTYDEFLRRCLEDSQHCDVSFSVQGEIIPAHRCVLAARCDFFRRSLLDKWAGRQLIPVTHHAVDGAVFRIITQYLYTGRLEMQAKHFESFLELASRCQLISLIADVKEALAEVLNQGSQRSGVSAESETILLEPTHYREQLQRDFSTLPVELASGVTAGGAAFPAEEHNHADICINVDGTHFLCHKVFLCNRSEYFRALIEDHFTEASRLGSDQQQLPVIELQQVTPNIFGCVLRHVYSNSDDRVNATNVWDVLCAADVYLLPDLKRQCGAQIARLLDVESICGTLRASRLFRLPRLENQCIEFMAKHLAEVIELPEFHEAIREDAKEVKLRSFLKTHFYYYFYPFYHAVCYFTGCITFFAVASFKRSKMPKVLQATAWCIAVACGMCCIFMKTVWYRTRDPTTEFGKLSAAFFDRILWSIFLAWITLSCATGRGGFLNKFLSWSAFTPLSRLAFGVYIIHLPFIHLCLHISRERIFFSHFSVVSFFFSMLVWSYLLSYLLFIFCEAPTGRLDKLIFDPQRRKTEGREKDEAPNDNSVQDKLPDAVVTFRDRKLDIWQTSSEKNTSNGILPGNCSRTSCHL; from the exons ATGCGCCGGGACACCTATGATGAATTCTTGCGCAG GTGCTTGGAGGACAGTCAGCACTGTGATGTATCATTCAGTGTACAAGGGGAAATAATTCCTGCTCACCGCTGTGTGTTGGCGGCACGCTGTGACTTTTTCCGCCGTTCACTGCTTGACAAGTGGGCAGGACGGCAGCTGATTCCAGTTACTCACCATGCA GTTGATGGTGCTGTGTTCAGGATCATCACTCAGTATCTGTACACAG GCCGACTTGAGATGCAAGCCAAGCATTTTGAGAGTTTTCTCGAGCTTGCATCACGATGCCAGCTCATTTCTCTCATTGCGGATGTCAAGGAAGCTTTAGCAGAAGTGCTGAATCAGG GAAGCCAGAGAAGTGGTGTCAGCGCAGAGAGTGAGACCATCCTTCTTGAGCCCACACATTACCGGGAGCAGCTTCAGAGGGACTTCTCCACATTGCCCGTTGAGCTTGCATCAGGG GTCACTGCTGGCGGTGCTGCATTCCCTGCTGAGGAACATAACCATGCAGACATCTGCATTAACGTGGATGGTACACACTTTCTTTGCCACAAG GTGTTTTTGTGCAACCGGAGTGAGTACTTCCGTGCCCTCATTGAGGACCACTTCACAGAGGCCAGTCGGCTAGGCAGTGACCAGCAGCAGCTGCCAGTCATCGAATTGCAGCAAGTCACGCCTAACATCTTTGGCTGCGTGCTGCGACATGTTTACAGTAACTCAGATGACAGG GTGAATGCAACCAATGTCTGGGACGTCCTGTGTGCTGCTGATGTGTACCTGCTGCCAGACTTGAAGCGGCAGTGCGGGGCGCAGATAGCACGCTTGCTTGATGTTGAGAGCATCTGCGGAACATTGCGGGCATCGCGGCTGTTCCGCCTGCCACGGTTGGAGAACCAGTGCATAGAGTTCATGGCAAAGCACTTGGCCGAG gTCATTGAACTTCCAGAATTCCATGAGGCGATCCGAGAGGATGCGAAAGAGGTGAAACTCAG ATCTTTTCTGAAGACTCATTTCTACTACTACTTCTATCCATTCTACCACGCTGTGTGCTACTTCACGGGGTGTATAACATTCTTCGCCGTTGCCAGTTTCAAGAGGAGCAAGATGCCTAAG GTGCTGCAGGCCACAGCATGGTGCATTGCTGTCGCCTGTGGGATGTGCTGTATCTTCATGAAGACGGTGTGGTACCGCACCAGAgaccccaccacggagtttggaAAACTATCGGCAGCGTTCTTCGACCGGATCTTGTGGTCCATTTTCTTGGCCTGGATCACCCTCTCCTGTGCCACGGGACGAGGAG GCTTTCTCAACAAGTTCCTCTCATGGAGCGCCTTCACGCCTCTTAGCAGACTGGCCTTCGGCGTGTACATCATCCATCTACCCTTCATACACCTGTGCCTGCACATCTCCCGGGAGAGGATATTTTTTTCGCACTTCTCTGTG GTTTCGTTTTTCTTCAGCATGCTTGTGTGGAGCTACCTACTGAGTTACCTTCTGTTCATCTTTTGTGAGGCGCCGACAGGACGCCTGGACAAGCTGATTTTCGACCCTCAACGCCGCAAGACTGAggggagagagaaagacgaagcgCCGAATGACAACTCTGTGCAAGACAAACTTCCGGACGCCGTTGTGACGTTCAGAGATAGAAAATTGGACATTTGGCAAACCAGCTCCGAGAAGAACACGTCGAATGGGATTCTTCCTGGGAATTGCAGCCGAACAAGCTGCCACCTTTGA
- the LOC144111861 gene encoding ankyrin repeat and BTB/POZ domain-containing protein 1-like isoform X1, protein MRLEKDALIAESHDGLRRNTLELFLSCRTGDLARVKYLVEEQESELNVRDRWDGTPLYYACLCGHKDVVEYLLFQGASCVANTFDGERCLYASLSLEIRDLLRDRKVITSNTMRRDTYDEFLRRCLEDSQHCDVSFSVQGEIIPAHRCVLAARCDFFRRSLLDKWAGRQLIPVTHHAVDGAVFRIITQYLYTGRLEMQAKHFESFLELASRCQLISLIADVKEALAEVLNQGSQRSGVSAESETILLEPTHYREQLQRDFSTLPVELASGVTAGGAAFPAEEHNHADICINVDGTHFLCHKVFLCNRSEYFRALIEDHFTEASRLGSDQQQLPVIELQQVTPNIFGCVLRHVYSNSDDRVNATNVWDVLCAADVYLLPDLKRQCGAQIARLLDVESICGTLRASRLFRLPRLENQCIEFMAKHLAEVIELPEFHEAIREDAKEVKLRSFLKTHFYYYFYPFYHAVCYFTGCITFFAVASFKRSKMPKVLQATAWCIAVACGMCCIFMKTVWYRTRDPTTEFGKLSAAFFDRILWSIFLAWITLSCATGRGGFLNKFLSWSAFTPLSRLAFGVYIIHLPFIHLCLHISRERIFFSHFSVVSFFFSMLVWSYLLSYLLFIFCEAPTGRLDKLIFDPQRRKTEGREKDEAPNDNSVQDKLPDAVVTFRDRKLDIWQTSSEKNTSNGILPGNCSRTSCHL, encoded by the exons ATGCGGTTGGAGAAAGACGCCCTGATCGCCGAAAGTCACGATGGACTCCGGAGGAACACCTTGGAGCTGTTCCTCAGCTGCAGGACAGGCGACCTTGCCCGGGTGAA GTACCTCGTCGAAGAACAGGAAAGCGAGCTCAACGTGAGGGACAGATGGGACGGCACACCTCT atACTACGCCTGTCTCTGCGGCCACAAGGACGTCGTCGAATATTTACTCTTCCAAG GCGCAAGCTGTGTGGCCAACACCTTCGATGGCGAGCGCTGTCTGTATGCATCGCTGAGCCTGGAGATTCGAGATCTCCTGCGAGACCGAAAAGTGATCACGTCGAACACGATGCGCCGGGACACCTATGATGAATTCTTGCGCAG GTGCTTGGAGGACAGTCAGCACTGTGATGTATCATTCAGTGTACAAGGGGAAATAATTCCTGCTCACCGCTGTGTGTTGGCGGCACGCTGTGACTTTTTCCGCCGTTCACTGCTTGACAAGTGGGCAGGACGGCAGCTGATTCCAGTTACTCACCATGCA GTTGATGGTGCTGTGTTCAGGATCATCACTCAGTATCTGTACACAG GCCGACTTGAGATGCAAGCCAAGCATTTTGAGAGTTTTCTCGAGCTTGCATCACGATGCCAGCTCATTTCTCTCATTGCGGATGTCAAGGAAGCTTTAGCAGAAGTGCTGAATCAGG GAAGCCAGAGAAGTGGTGTCAGCGCAGAGAGTGAGACCATCCTTCTTGAGCCCACACATTACCGGGAGCAGCTTCAGAGGGACTTCTCCACATTGCCCGTTGAGCTTGCATCAGGG GTCACTGCTGGCGGTGCTGCATTCCCTGCTGAGGAACATAACCATGCAGACATCTGCATTAACGTGGATGGTACACACTTTCTTTGCCACAAG GTGTTTTTGTGCAACCGGAGTGAGTACTTCCGTGCCCTCATTGAGGACCACTTCACAGAGGCCAGTCGGCTAGGCAGTGACCAGCAGCAGCTGCCAGTCATCGAATTGCAGCAAGTCACGCCTAACATCTTTGGCTGCGTGCTGCGACATGTTTACAGTAACTCAGATGACAGG GTGAATGCAACCAATGTCTGGGACGTCCTGTGTGCTGCTGATGTGTACCTGCTGCCAGACTTGAAGCGGCAGTGCGGGGCGCAGATAGCACGCTTGCTTGATGTTGAGAGCATCTGCGGAACATTGCGGGCATCGCGGCTGTTCCGCCTGCCACGGTTGGAGAACCAGTGCATAGAGTTCATGGCAAAGCACTTGGCCGAG gTCATTGAACTTCCAGAATTCCATGAGGCGATCCGAGAGGATGCGAAAGAGGTGAAACTCAG ATCTTTTCTGAAGACTCATTTCTACTACTACTTCTATCCATTCTACCACGCTGTGTGCTACTTCACGGGGTGTATAACATTCTTCGCCGTTGCCAGTTTCAAGAGGAGCAAGATGCCTAAG GTGCTGCAGGCCACAGCATGGTGCATTGCTGTCGCCTGTGGGATGTGCTGTATCTTCATGAAGACGGTGTGGTACCGCACCAGAgaccccaccacggagtttggaAAACTATCGGCAGCGTTCTTCGACCGGATCTTGTGGTCCATTTTCTTGGCCTGGATCACCCTCTCCTGTGCCACGGGACGAGGAG GCTTTCTCAACAAGTTCCTCTCATGGAGCGCCTTCACGCCTCTTAGCAGACTGGCCTTCGGCGTGTACATCATCCATCTACCCTTCATACACCTGTGCCTGCACATCTCCCGGGAGAGGATATTTTTTTCGCACTTCTCTGTG GTTTCGTTTTTCTTCAGCATGCTTGTGTGGAGCTACCTACTGAGTTACCTTCTGTTCATCTTTTGTGAGGCGCCGACAGGACGCCTGGACAAGCTGATTTTCGACCCTCAACGCCGCAAGACTGAggggagagagaaagacgaagcgCCGAATGACAACTCTGTGCAAGACAAACTTCCGGACGCCGTTGTGACGTTCAGAGATAGAAAATTGGACATTTGGCAAACCAGCTCCGAGAAGAACACGTCGAATGGGATTCTTCCTGGGAATTGCAGCCGAACAAGCTGCCACCTTTGA